GCCTTGCGGCGTCTTTTTTGGAAGAAGCTTTTGGGGGGCTGGTTCGTGAAGGGCTGTCCGTGGAAGAACTGAGGCGGCTGCTGAAGGTTGTTTCGAATACCGATTCTTCTTTGGTGTCTGAGGTATGGTTTTATATCGAGGATGCGGCCAAGGCCGTCATTCATTAACGAAAAGTGTCGCTCTCGATTGAAATCACGAAGGCACTGTTTTTTGCTAGTGCAGGCTTCGGGCTCAAATGGTTTTTGGGCCGTCTTTCCGGTCGAGCTTCCGATATTCGATCAGCCCTATCTCTGATAGACACCACTTCTCATGATGCTGAGGGTGTAATGCACACGATCATTCGCGGTGTGCCTGACATTGGAAAAGCGGCAACCGTTATGGCCGATCGTTCGTCAATTATACTTAAGTTGAGGCGAGCGATTGGGGGGCATGCACAGTTTTCTGCACTTGAAACTACATTCGCTCTATATGCGCTCAACCTGAGATTTGCTGATCCCCATTTCGGTGTGCCGATAAGCCAGGGAGAAATAGATGCAATGCGAGCATCAGAGATCCGATTGCATCAGCACGTTCACCGAATCGCAGACGACCTATGGTCGTGGCGGCTTTATAGTCATGAACGTGGAAAATAACCCGGTCATTGAGCTCAAGACAGTTTAGTATCTGGTAGTCAGATACCCCGCCGGCAGCGGGATCGTGGGCGTTTCGCCCTGCCAGTAGACGCTGACGATCCACCAGCGGGTGCCGTCGTCAAACAGCTGGATGGAGTTGATGCCGCGGGCGAAGGGGGCTTCGTCGGGGGCGGCGTGACGGCTTTCGTAGGTGGAGAAGACGTGGGTCATGTGGCCGAAGGTCTCGACCCGGCGGACGACCTCGCGCTCGTGGAAGCCGCGCATGAGGAAGGGCTCGGCGCGGGCGATGTAGTCGTCCGGGCTGAGATAGGTGGCCGTGGACGGGCCTTCGGCGGGCGTACCGATCGGGATCAGCTTCGCCGATGGATGGAACAGGCTGCGGAAGCGGTTCCAGTCGCGGGGCACGCCCGCGTCACCGGAGATGACGTCGTAGAGGGCGGCGACGATCGCGTCGGAGCTCGCGACGTCGGTGGCGGCCGGGGCCTGTGCGGTCTGGCCCGCCGGGGGCGGGGTGTGGGCGAAAGCTGGACCGGCGCAGGACAGCAGCAGGGCGGCGGCGAGGATCGTCGGGCGCATTGAAGACATCTCCGAGGTTGCGACCGGGAGAGTGGCGCGAACGGGTGTCCGGGGGAAGCCGGCAGGGCCGACCCCTCGCCCTTTCGCACAAGGGACGACCGCAGGCGGTCGTGTGCTCAAGCCCTCTCCCGCCGGGAGAGGGGATCATGAAGGGAACACCATGAAAGAGACCAAGACCGCGTCCGGTTCGCCGGAGGCGCGCGCTGCCATGCACGAGATGATGGCGGCGTTCGAGGCGTTCAAAGGGGCCAACGACGCCCGGCTGGACGAGATCGAGAAGAAGGCCTCGGCCGACACGCTGCTGGAGGAGAAGGTGGCGCGGATCGACCAGGCGGTGGGGCAGGCGCAGGCGCGTCTGGACCGGGCGCTGAGCGAGGCGCGGCGGCCGCAGCTCGGCGGCGTCGAGAACCCCTCCGTCTCTCCCTTCGGTCGAGCCACCTCCCCATCGCTGCGCGACGGGGAGGAGACGAAATCGGCGTTCGACGGCTATGTGCGGACCGGGCGTGAACTGGGGCTGGAGCTGAAGGCGGGGCTGAGTTCGGCGCCGACCTCGGGCGGCTACATCGTGCCGACCGAGACGGAGCGGGCGATCGAGCGGCGGTTGATGGCGACCAGTCCGATGCGCGAGATCGCCACGGTGCGGACCGTGGCCTCGGGCGTGTTCAGAAAGCCCGTGTCGACGGCGGGGATCGCGAGCGGCTGGGTGGCGGAGACGGCCGCGCGGCCGGAGACGGATCCGGCGACGCTGGCCCTGCTCGAGTTTCCGGCGGCGGATCTCTACGCCAATCCGGCAGCGACCCAGGCCCTGCTGGACGACGCCCTGGTCGATCTGGACGAATGGCTGGCGGGCGAGGTCGAGGACGCCTTCGCCGCGCAGGAGACCCAGGCCTTCGTCAACGGCGACGGGACGAACAAGCCGAGGGGCTTTCTGGGCTATTCGATCGTGGCGGACGCGGGCCATGCCTGGGGCGACATCGGCTATGTGGCGTCGGGCGCGGCCGGGGCGTTCTCGGCCTCCAGTCCCACGGACAGGCTGCTGGACCTGATCTATGCGCCCAAGGCCCAGTTCCGGCCGAACGGGCGGTTCGTGATGAACCGGAAGACGGTCTCGGCCGTGCGCAAGTTCAAGGACGCGGACGGCAACTACATCTGGGTGCCGGCCACGCGGCCGGGCGAGACGGCGAGCCTGCTGGGCTATCCCGTGACCGAGATCGAGACCATGCCGGACATCGCGGCCAACAGCTATGCGATCGCGTTCGGCGATTTCCAGCGCGGGTATCTGATCGTCGACCGGGCGGGGGTGCGGGTGCTGAGGGACCCGTATTCGGCCAAGCCCTATGTGCTGTTCTACACGACCAAGCGGGTCGGCGGCGGGGTGCAGAACTTTGACGCGATCAAGGTGATGAAGTTCAGCGTGAGCTGAGCTCACGGTCTCCTCCCCGTCGGCCGCTTGGCCGATGGGGAGGTGGCTCGAAGCGTAGCGGAGAGACGGAGGGGCTCTAGACGCCCCGACATCGACTCTGCGTCAAGAACCCCTCCGTCACGGCCCTGAAGAAGGGCCGCGCCACCTCCCGATCGCTGCGCGACAGGGAGGAGACCTGATCATCTGACATCGGAGATTTCCCATGACCGCACCCGTGACGCTCACGGAGGCGAAGCTGTTCCTGCGCGTCGAGCACGCGGCGGAGGACGGTCTGATCCAGACGCTGATCGATGCCGCCCAGGCGCGGGTCGAGGGGGAGGTGGGTCTGGGCCTGACCTCGACGTCGGCGGCGCCGCTGAGGCTGGCGATCCTGATGCTGGCGCTGCGGGCCTATGAGCGGGGCGAGGTGGAGATGTCGATCCGGCCGGTCGAGGCCTGGATCGCGCCCTATCGGGTCGTCCGGCTGTGAGCGGGTTTCGCGTCCTGGCCCAGCTGCTGGAGCCGATCGAGGCGGAGACGCCGTATGGCGGCCGATCGGTGTCGTTCGAGCCGCTGGGGTCGGTCTGGTTGAGGCTGGAAGGACGGCGGCGGCGGGAACGGACCGAGGCGGGCGTGACCTCGGCGATCGAGGTGGCCACGGGCGAGACGCGGACCGATCCGCGGCTGACCGAGGGGCGGGTGATCCGGTTCGGCGGGGCGGACTGGACGATCGCGGCGGTGGATGCCGACCCGGAACGACCGGGGCGCACGCGCCTGGGCCTGGAGCGCAGCCGATGAGGGATCACGAGAGCGCGCTGCAGCAGGCGCTGATCGCGCATCTGCGGGCGGATTCGGCGATCCGGGCCCTGCTGGGCGAGCCGGCAAGGGTCTGGGACCAGGCCCCCCGGGACGTGGACTGGCCGTGGCTGGCCGTCGGGCGGTCGGAAAGCCGGCCGGTGGCGGCCGACGGATGCGGCGTGGAGCATACGCTCAGCCTGCGCTGCGCCTCGCTGTTTTCGGGGACGGAAGAGGCCAGGGCCGTTCTGGCCGCGGTGCGGGCAGCGCTGCACGAGGCGACACTGGAGGCGGACGGGGTTCGCACCGTGTCGATCCGGGCGATCTATGCCGACGTGTTCCGGTCGAACGACCAGAAGCGGATCTGGGGCGTCGTGCGGGTGCGCGCGGTGACGGAAGAGATTTGATCCTCCCCCGCGCCTGGCGGGGGAGGGGGACCATGCGCAGCATGGTGGAGGGGGCGGAAGCGGGCACCAGGTCTGAGGTCGCCCCCTCCACCACGACGCAAACGCGTCGCGTTCCCCCGCCCCCGTTTCGCTGCGCTTCACGAGGGAGGATCACGACATGGCCGCTCAACGGGGCAAGGACATACTGCTGAAAATCGAGGGGGCTCCGGGCGTGTTCACGACCGTCGCGGGTCTGAGGGCTCGGACGATCTCTCTCAATGCGAAGACGGTGGACGCGACCGACGCGGACTCGGCCGGGCGGTGGCGCGAACTGCTGGGCGGGGCCGGCGTCAAGTCGGCCGCGGTGTCGGGGCAGGGCATCTTTCGCGATGCCGCGTCCGACGCAGCGATCCGCGAGGCCTTCTTCGATCAGGGGCTGAAGACCTGGCGGTTGATCGTTCCGGACTTCGGCGTGCTGGAAGGGCCGTTCCTGGTCTCGGCGCTGGAGTATGCCGGCGACCATGAAGGCGAGGCGACGTTCGCGATCAGCCTGGCCAGCGCGGGGGCGGTCGCCTTCAGCGCGATCTAGGGACTGACGGCCAGAATGGTGGTGTTCCACTGCTCGGCAAAGCCGTAGGCGCGGTCCGAGCGCAGACGCTGTTCCTCGGTGGTGAAACTGTCGCCGCCGGCATCGATGACGCGATAGCCGAGACGGTCCGCGGCGGCGGAGTCGGCTCCGGGGAAGACCAGCGCGAAACCGATGAACCCGATCAGGCGATGGTCGCCACCGGCGGCGGCCTCGCGGGCCAGGGCCGGTGCGTCCGACGGGACATGATCGGCGAGGGCGTAGCCGTTCGGGTCGGATCCGACGGTATCGGGCGCAGGCGGCGTGGCGCACGCGGCCAGGCTGCAGACGACGGCGAGGGCGGTCAGGGTGCGGGTCATGGAGACGAGAATGCCTGAACGCCGGATCGGTTGTAACGCGGCCCGTGGCGAGGCGGTGGCCGTGCTGGCGGGAGAACCGCGACGGCTGTGCCTGACCCTGGGGGCGCTGGCGGAGATCGAGACGGCCCTGGGCGCGGCGGGCATCGAGGCGCTGGGCGCGCGGATGCGGACCCTGTCGGCGGGGGATCTGATGGCGGTGCTGGCGGCCCTGTTGCGGGGCGGGGGCGAGGGCCGTTTTGCGCGGGCGCTGGACGGGGCGGCGGTGTCGCCGGTCGATGCGGCCGAGGCGGTGGCGGCGGCGTTCGTGGCGTCGGCCGATGGCTGAGACGGGCTGGGGCGCGATGCTGCGCACGGCGGTGGCGCTGGGCGTATCGCCCGACCGCTTCTGGCGCCTGTCGCTGAAGGAATGGCGGATGCTGACGGCCGTGGCACCGGGTGCGGTGCCGATGGGGCGACGCGAGGTCGAGGCGCTGATGACGGCGTGGCCGGATTGAGATGAATCCTCCCCCGCGCCTGGCGGGGGAGGGGGACCGCGAAGCGGTGGAGGGGGCGGAAGCGGGCACCGGGTCCAAGGTCGCCCCCTCCACCACGACGCAGGCGCGTCGCGGTCCCCCTCCCCCGTGCGCTTCGCTTCTGGAGAGGACTTATGACTGACGACACACTGGACATTATCCCCGTGAAGGCGGCCGAGGCGGGGGCGGCGCTGGAGGCCCTGCGGGAGCCGGCGGAGCGGGCGGCCACGAGCATCGAGGAGGCGTTCGGGCGGGCGGGGGCCAGTCTGACGCGGTCGCTGGCGCGGGCGGCGGCGGACGGAGAGGTTTCGCTGTCCGAACTGGCGCGGGCGGTGCTGGGCGCGGTCGGTGCGGGGGTCGGAGGATCCGGGGGCCCGCTTTCCGGAGGATTGGGCGAAGCCATCGCCAAGGCGGTGGCCGGCGCGGCGGGGTTCGGCGGCGCGCGGGCCGACGGCGGCCCGGTGCTGGGCGGCGGAGCCTATCTGGTCGGGGAGCGGGGGCCGGAGGTGTTCCGGCCTGCCGGCGCGGGCGTGATCGAAGGCGGCGCTGGCGGGACGGGCGTGACGGTGAACGTCAGCGTCGACGGCGGGGCCCCGGCCCTGCTCAGGTCCGAGGCGCAGATCGCGCAGATGCTGGCCCGGGCCGCCGCGCTTGGGGCGCGGCGGTTGTGAGGAAACCTAGCGGACCTTGGGGTTCGGTCCGAAGCGGTTGTCGCCGGGCTGGCCTTCGGCGATGCCGATCCAGAGCAGGAAGCCCAGCTGGATGAGGCAGACGATCGCGAAGATGCCAAAGCCCGGGGCCATGATCGCCCAGACCATGGCCGGGTCGTCCGACTCCCAGTTGCCGCTGTTGGCGATGGCGGTCAGGCCCACTGTCGCGATGAAGGCCCCGATACCGACGACGCCGGCGATCCAGGGGATGACGGCGAGCCAGCCGGTGTGCCCCATGTCGTGCAGCCGCTTCACGGTGATCGCGAGATTCGGCCAGATCAGGGCGATGGAGAGCAGCGCGCCGAAGAAGGGAATCCAGCCCAGCACCACGCCGATGCCGAGGCAGATGAGCCAGCCGAGCCAGAAATGCTGGCGGCGGATGCGGCCCTCGAACGAGAACAGGACCTTCTGGAAATCGAAGGTGTCGACCGGCACGCCCGGCGTGGCCGAGGGGCCGGAGGCCGGGATGGCGGCGGCCAGCAGCATGATGTTGGTCGCCTCGCCGGCCACAGGCACGAAATCGACCCGCAGACCGGCGGTGATGCTCGAGGGCGGCGTCACCTGGTCGGCGTTGAACGCATAGCGGATGCCGTCGTCGCCGCTGATGAGGCCGGAACCCGCCGTCGGATCGAAACTGAGAATCTGACCGCGCATCCGTTGGTTCCCCTGCCCGGGCCCTGAACCGGCCCGTCTGCAAACTGGACGAGGCGGCGGCTGGCGACAAGTTAAACAGGAGACAGGTGATGGCCTTTCACGAGGTGCGTCTGCCCGCGCGGCTGGCGTTCGGGTCCACGGGCGGGGTGGAGCGGCGGACCGCGATCGTGACGCTGGCGTCCGGATTCGAGCGGCGGAACAGTCCCTGGGCGATGGGGCGCAGGCGGTATCTGATCGGGGCGAACCTGAGGTCGCTGGCGGACATGGCTGAGCTGACCGCCTTCTTCGAGGCGCGGCGCGGGCGGCTGTTCGGGTTCCGGTTCCGGGACTTCGCGGACTTCGCTTCGTGCGCGCCGGGCGGGACACCGGCGGCAACCGACCAGCCGCTGGGAACCGGCGACGGGGTGCGGACGGTGTTTCCCCTGATGAAGGCTTACGGAGACCCCGGATCGGGTCCGGGGCAGGCTGTGGAACGGCCCATCGCCAAGCCGGTCGAGGGGTCGGTGCGGCTCGCCGTGGATGGGGTCGAGGTGTCGGGCGGCTTTTCGGTCGACGCGACGACGGGCCTTGTCACACTGGACGTCGCGCCGGGCGGGGGCGCGACGGTGACGGCGGGCTTTCTGTTCGACACGCCCGTGCGGTTCGACGCGGACCGGCTGGAGATGACGCTGGAGAGCTTCGATGCCGGGCGGATGGCGGCCGTGCCGCTGATCGAGATCAGGATCTGAGAAATCCTTCCCCCTTGGGGGAGGGGGCGCGGCGTGGCTTCGCGCTGTGACGGAGGGGGCCTGCGGCGGGCAGGGTGTCTGGGGCTGGCCCCCTCCACCGCTCCGCGGTCCCCCTCCCCCAACGGGGGAGGATTATGAGGGACATACCGACAGAACTGGCCGCCCGCATCGAGAGCGGGGCGGCGACGCTGTGCCATGCCTGGATCGTGGCGCGGGCGGACGGGACGCGGATGGGGTTCAGCGACCATGACCGCGACCTGGACGTCGATGGCGTGGTCTGCGCGGCCGGGAGCGGCTGGACGCAAGGGGCGATGGACGCCTCGACGGGGCTGGGCGGCGGAACGCTGGCGGTCGCCGGCGTGCTGGACGACGACCGGATCGCGGACGCCGATATCGCGGCGGGGCTGTGGGACCGGGCGCGGGTCGAGGTGTGGCGCGTGAACTGGCGGCGGCCGGACCTGAAGGTGAGGCTGGGGGTCGGGACGCTGGGCACGATCCGTCGCGAAGGAGCGGGCTTCACGGCCGAGGTCGAGGGGCCTCTGGCGGCGCTGGAGCGGGTCGTGGGGCGGACCTATGGGCGCAGCTGCGACGCGGTGCTGGGCGACGGGCGCTGTCGGGCCGAGCCGGCGGGGCGGACCTGCGACAAGCGGTGGGCGACCTGCGTCGGGGTCTTCGCCAACGGCATCAACTTCCAGGGCTTTCCGGCGATTCCGGGCGACGACTTCCTGACCGCCTATCCGGCGACGGGCGCGCGGAACGATGGGGGCAAAAGGTGACGCCGGTCGAGGCGGCGCGCGGCTGGCTGGGGACGCCCTACCGGCATCAGGCGAGCACGAAGGGCGCAGGGGCGGACTGTCTGGGCCTGGTGCGCGGGGTCTGGCGCGAAGTGGTGGGGGAGGAGCCCGAGGCCCTGCCGGCCTATGCGCCGGACTGGGCCGAAGTCGGCGGGGTCGAGACGCTGCTCGAGGCGGCGGGGCGGTGGCTGGTGGCCAAGCCGCCGGGCGAGATGCAGCCGGGCGACGTCCTGCTGTTCCGGATGGCGGACGGGGCGATGGTCAAGCATTGCGCGATCCTGAGCGCGCTGGGGCCGCCGGAGCCCCGGATCATCCATGCCTACTGGGGGCGGGCGGTGGTCGAAAGCTGGATGGGGCCGTGGTGGCGGAGGCGGCTGGTGGCCGTCTTCGGCTGGCCCGTCCCGGCTCAAGGCCGGGGTGGAGAGGGGGATCACTGATGGCGCAGGTCGTTCTCGGCGGGATCGGACAGGCGATCGGCGGCGGTCTGGGGCGCAGCATCGGCGCGGCGCTGGGGGGCGTGGCAGACCGGGCGTTGCTCGGGGCGCTGACCCCTGCCCGGCAGGTGGGCCCGAGGCTGGAAACGCTGAAGATCCAGTCGACGGCGGAAGGCGCGCCCATGGCCTGCGTATTCGGGCGGGCGCGGGTGACGGGGCAGGTGATCTGGGCGGCGCGGTTCCTGGAGCAGCGGAACCGGAGCGGGAGCGGCAAGGGTGGGCCAGGGACGGTCGACTACGGCTATTCGCTGAGCTTCGCCGTGGCGCTGTGCGAGGGGCCGATCGACGGGATCGGGCGGATCTGGGCCGACGGGCAGCCGATGGACCAGACGGGCGTGGCGATGCGCGTCTATCGAGGAACCGAAGACCAGACGCCGGATCCGCTGATCGAAGCCGTGGATGGGGCAGCACCGGCCTATCGCGGGACGGCCTATGTGGTGTTCGAGGACCTGCTGCTGGGCCCCTGGGGCGATCGGATGCCGCAGCTGGGTTTCGAGGTGTTTCGCCGGCCCGGGGGCGAAGGGCTGGAGACGATGCTGGAGGGGGTCTGCCTGATCCCCGGGGCCGGGGAGTTCGTGCTGGCGACCGAGCCGGTGATGCGGCGCGAGGGGCTGACGCGAACGAAGGCCGAGAATGTGCATCTGGGGGACGGGCGGACGGACCTGATCGCCTCGCTGGACCAACTGGCGGCGCAGCTGCCGAATCTGAAGCGGGTCAGTCTGGTGATCGGCTGGTTCGGGACGGACCTGAGGGCCGGGCACTGTGTCGTCAAGCCGGGGGTGGAGCGGCGCGACAAGCCGACCGAGCCGCTGACCTGGTCGGTCGCCGGGCTGGGACGGGAGGATGCGCACCTGATCTCGGAGGTCGATGGAGCGCCCGCCTATGGCGGCACGCCGACGGACGACACGGTGCGGCAGGCGGTGGCGGCCCTGAAGGCGCGGGGGTGGGCGGTGACGCTGTATCCCTTCCTCTTCATGGACATCGAAGGCTATCCGTGGCGCGGGCGGGTGAAGGGCGAGGATGGAGCCGGCGCGGCGGCCGAGGTCGCGGCGGTGTTCGGGACGGCGGAGGACTGGGGTCTGCGTCGGCTGGCGCTGCACTATGCCGGGCTGGCGGCCGAGACCGGATGCGACGGCCTGCTGATCGGATCGGAGATGCGGGGGCTGACCTGGACGCGGGACGCGGCCGGCGGATACCCCGCGGTGGCGCAGTACCGCACGCTGGCGGCGGAATGCCGGGCGGTCGCAGGGCCGGATGTGGCCCTGTCCTATGCGGCGGACTGGTCGGAGTATTCGGGGCATCGACCGGACGACGGGTCCGGGGACGTGGTGTTTCACCTCGATCCCCTGTGGGCTGACGCAGCGATCGATTGCGTCGGCATCGACTGGTATCCGCCGCTGGGGGACTGGAGGGACGGGGACGGCGGCGTGGATGCGGAGGCGTTCGCGGGGCCGGACGATCCCGCCTATCTGGCGGCGCAGGTTGCCGGTGGAGACGGCTTCGACTGGTTCTATGCGGGCGAGGCGGACCGGGCGGACCAGGTCCGGACGCCGATCGTCGACACGGCGCACGGCGAGAACTGGGTGTTTCGCGCCAAGGACCTGAAGGGCTGGTGGGCGAATGCGCACCATGACCGGCCGGGCGGCGTGCGGTCGGCGACGCCGACGGCCTGGGTGCCGGGGATGAAGCCGATCCGGCTGGCGGAGTTCGGCTGTGCCGCCGTGGACCGGGGCGGCAATGCGCCGAACCTGTTCCAGGATCCGAAGTCAGCTGAGAGTGCGCTGCCACCCTTTTCGACGGCGGCGCGGGACGACGTCATGCAGCGGCGGGCGCTGGAGGCGCTGCTGGGGCATTTCGCAACGGTTGAGAACAATCCCGTGTCGGACGTCTATGGCGGGCCCATGCTGGAGGCCGCGGATGCCTGGTGCTGGGATGCTCGGCCTTACCCGGCGTTTCCGGGCTTGCGCGATGTCTGGGCCGATGCGGGGAGCTGGCGGGCCGGCCACTGGCTGAACGGCAGGCTGGGCGGCGATGCCAAGGGGCTGCTGTCGGCGATCCTGCGGCGGGGCGGGCTGGACGAGGCTGCATTCGACGTCGGGCAGCCGGTGGGCCATCTGGCCGGCTATGTGATCGACCGGCCGATGCGGACGCGCGATGCCCTGGAGCCGCTTCTGGACGCCTTCGACATGGTCGGGGCGGAACGGGACGGGCAGGTGGCGCTGATCGGTGTCGAGGCGGCGAGCGCGACCCTCGGGCTGGAGGCGCTGGCGCTGGGGGACGACGCGTCGGGGCCGGTACGCGAGCGCGTGCTGGACGCACCGCCCGAAGCGGCGCGGGTGCGCTTCATCGACGAGGGTGCGGACTACCAGACCGGTACCGTCGTCGTGCGCGCCGATCAGGCGACCGGGGGTGGCGGGGTCGATCTGGACCTGCCGGCGGTAAGCGGGTCGGGGCTGGCGGGGGCGTTGGCAGGACGGATTCTGGCGGCGGACGGGGCGGACCGATTGACGCTGGCGATCGGGCCGCTGGAGGCGCTGCGGCTGGAGCCGGGCGACACCGTCGCGGTCGAGGGCGAGACCGGGGCGTGGCGAGTCGAGCGCCTGTCGCTGGACGAGACGCCGTCGGCAAGGCTGATGCGGCGGGCGGTCGGCGTCGTGGACGAAGACGACGGGCCCACGCGGCCGTCCGAGGGTATCGAACCGCCGGGGGCACCGTGCGTGCGCATCCTCGATCTGCCCGGACTGCCGGGGGCCGAGACCGATGGACGACCGGTCGTGATCGCGGCGGGCGATCCCTGGCGGCCGATGGCGGTTCATGTC
This DNA window, taken from Brevundimonas subvibrioides ATCC 15264, encodes the following:
- a CDS encoding STAS-like domain-containing protein — protein: MNIAKDFSEFPFGRYESHGPFNGARFRNEKLLPLLLNGQSVLVDLSDARGLAASFLEEAFGGLVREGLSVEELRRLLKVVSNTDSSLVSEVWFYIEDAAKAVIH
- a CDS encoding phage major capsid protein; the encoded protein is MKETKTASGSPEARAAMHEMMAAFEAFKGANDARLDEIEKKASADTLLEEKVARIDQAVGQAQARLDRALSEARRPQLGGVENPSVSPFGRATSPSLRDGEETKSAFDGYVRTGRELGLELKAGLSSAPTSGGYIVPTETERAIERRLMATSPMREIATVRTVASGVFRKPVSTAGIASGWVAETAARPETDPATLALLEFPAADLYANPAATQALLDDALVDLDEWLAGEVEDAFAAQETQAFVNGDGTNKPRGFLGYSIVADAGHAWGDIGYVASGAAGAFSASSPTDRLLDLIYAPKAQFRPNGRFVMNRKTVSAVRKFKDADGNYIWVPATRPGETASLLGYPVTEIETMPDIAANSYAIAFGDFQRGYLIVDRAGVRVLRDPYSAKPYVLFYTTKRVGGGVQNFDAIKVMKFSVS
- a CDS encoding head-tail connector protein; amino-acid sequence: MTAPVTLTEAKLFLRVEHAAEDGLIQTLIDAAQARVEGEVGLGLTSTSAAPLRLAILMLALRAYERGEVEMSIRPVEAWIAPYRVVRL
- a CDS encoding phage head completion protein; amino-acid sequence: MSGFRVLAQLLEPIEAETPYGGRSVSFEPLGSVWLRLEGRRRRERTEAGVTSAIEVATGETRTDPRLTEGRVIRFGGADWTIAAVDADPERPGRTRLGLERSR
- a CDS encoding DUF3168 domain-containing protein — encoded protein: MRDHESALQQALIAHLRADSAIRALLGEPARVWDQAPRDVDWPWLAVGRSESRPVAADGCGVEHTLSLRCASLFSGTEEARAVLAAVRAALHEATLEADGVRTVSIRAIYADVFRSNDQKRIWGVVRVRAVTEEI
- a CDS encoding phage major tail protein, TP901-1 family, translating into MAAQRGKDILLKIEGAPGVFTTVAGLRARTISLNAKTVDATDADSAGRWRELLGGAGVKSAAVSGQGIFRDAASDAAIREAFFDQGLKTWRLIVPDFGVLEGPFLVSALEYAGDHEGEATFAISLASAGAVAFSAI
- a CDS encoding GTA-gp10 family protein; amino-acid sequence: MPERRIGCNAARGEAVAVLAGEPRRLCLTLGALAEIETALGAAGIEALGARMRTLSAGDLMAVLAALLRGGGEGRFARALDGAAVSPVDAAEAVAAAFVASADG
- a CDS encoding phage tail assembly chaperone, whose product is MAETGWGAMLRTAVALGVSPDRFWRLSLKEWRMLTAVAPGAVPMGRREVEALMTAWPD
- a CDS encoding phage tail length tape measure protein, whose protein sequence is MTDDTLDIIPVKAAEAGAALEALREPAERAATSIEEAFGRAGASLTRSLARAAADGEVSLSELARAVLGAVGAGVGGSGGPLSGGLGEAIAKAVAGAAGFGGARADGGPVLGGGAYLVGERGPEVFRPAGAGVIEGGAGGTGVTVNVSVDGGAPALLRSEAQIAQMLARAAALGARRL
- a CDS encoding DUF805 domain-containing protein — encoded protein: MRGQILSFDPTAGSGLISGDDGIRYAFNADQVTPPSSITAGLRVDFVPVAGEATNIMLLAAAIPASGPSATPGVPVDTFDFQKVLFSFEGRIRRQHFWLGWLICLGIGVVLGWIPFFGALLSIALIWPNLAITVKRLHDMGHTGWLAVIPWIAGVVGIGAFIATVGLTAIANSGNWESDDPAMVWAIMAPGFGIFAIVCLIQLGFLLWIGIAEGQPGDNRFGPNPKVR
- a CDS encoding DUF2460 domain-containing protein gives rise to the protein MAFHEVRLPARLAFGSTGGVERRTAIVTLASGFERRNSPWAMGRRRYLIGANLRSLADMAELTAFFEARRGRLFGFRFRDFADFASCAPGGTPAATDQPLGTGDGVRTVFPLMKAYGDPGSGPGQAVERPIAKPVEGSVRLAVDGVEVSGGFSVDATTGLVTLDVAPGGGATVTAGFLFDTPVRFDADRLEMTLESFDAGRMAAVPLIEIRI
- a CDS encoding baseplate hub protein, with translation MRDIPTELAARIESGAATLCHAWIVARADGTRMGFSDHDRDLDVDGVVCAAGSGWTQGAMDASTGLGGGTLAVAGVLDDDRIADADIAAGLWDRARVEVWRVNWRRPDLKVRLGVGTLGTIRREGAGFTAEVEGPLAALERVVGRTYGRSCDAVLGDGRCRAEPAGRTCDKRWATCVGVFANGINFQGFPAIPGDDFLTAYPATGARNDGGKR
- a CDS encoding NlpC/P60 family protein — encoded protein: MTPVEAARGWLGTPYRHQASTKGAGADCLGLVRGVWREVVGEEPEALPAYAPDWAEVGGVETLLEAAGRWLVAKPPGEMQPGDVLLFRMADGAMVKHCAILSALGPPEPRIIHAYWGRAVVESWMGPWWRRRLVAVFGWPVPAQGRGGEGDH
- a CDS encoding baseplate multidomain protein megatron — encoded protein: MAQVVLGGIGQAIGGGLGRSIGAALGGVADRALLGALTPARQVGPRLETLKIQSTAEGAPMACVFGRARVTGQVIWAARFLEQRNRSGSGKGGPGTVDYGYSLSFAVALCEGPIDGIGRIWADGQPMDQTGVAMRVYRGTEDQTPDPLIEAVDGAAPAYRGTAYVVFEDLLLGPWGDRMPQLGFEVFRRPGGEGLETMLEGVCLIPGAGEFVLATEPVMRREGLTRTKAENVHLGDGRTDLIASLDQLAAQLPNLKRVSLVIGWFGTDLRAGHCVVKPGVERRDKPTEPLTWSVAGLGREDAHLISEVDGAPAYGGTPTDDTVRQAVAALKARGWAVTLYPFLFMDIEGYPWRGRVKGEDGAGAAAEVAAVFGTAEDWGLRRLALHYAGLAAETGCDGLLIGSEMRGLTWTRDAAGGYPAVAQYRTLAAECRAVAGPDVALSYAADWSEYSGHRPDDGSGDVVFHLDPLWADAAIDCVGIDWYPPLGDWRDGDGGVDAEAFAGPDDPAYLAAQVAGGDGFDWFYAGEADRADQVRTPIVDTAHGENWVFRAKDLKGWWANAHHDRPGGVRSATPTAWVPGMKPIRLAEFGCAAVDRGGNAPNLFQDPKSAESALPPFSTAARDDVMQRRALEALLGHFATVENNPVSDVYGGPMLEAADAWCWDARPYPAFPGLRDVWADAGSWRAGHWLNGRLGGDAKGLLSAILRRGGLDEAAFDVGQPVGHLAGYVIDRPMRTRDALEPLLDAFDMVGAERDGQVALIGVEAASATLGLEALALGDDASGPVRERVLDAPPEAARVRFIDEGADYQTGTVVVRADQATGGGGVDLDLPAVSGSGLAGALAGRILAADGADRLTLAIGPLEALRLEPGDTVAVEGETGAWRVERLSLDETPSARLMRRAVGVVDEDDGPTRPSEGIEPPGAPCVRILDLPGLPGAETDGRPVVIAAGDPWRPMAVHVGETAESVTQRGVIETPATVGRLVAPLGAGPVDRWDEVNALVVALEGTAPMATSEAAVLGGANLLAVEGPAGWEILSFREAALVGPGVWRLGGLLRGRQGTEQEAEAGAEAGGTVVMLKGEAARFDLDSAERRLDRVARVGPVGAASGGTAFAEVAFRFEGVSDRPWSPAGLQVAPAEGGLRVSWLPRVRIGGDRWDIEPAEVDVRRFRVRVLDSGVERRVFEVEGLSTLYAAADLTADFPDGPGAGARLAVAQYGAAWGWGREAVCSLAP